A part of Lentimicrobium sp. L6 genomic DNA contains:
- a CDS encoding tyrosine-type recombinase/integrase, with product MRATASIFYDKRRKTKDGYPFKLRITNLRQTSFISLKLYMSLKEYKDYTSLKRLPKNITSIKKKLIQYEAKANLILDEMKDFDFELFKENFSGTKPKAVQKVFINDLFQERADEFKSKEKYNTAITYVNTQKALLRFRKGIRIAQVNSKLLEDFHSFLISESKSISTVSIYMRAFKAVVNANKELFKVYPFDKYKVPQANNNKRALTEKRLKKVLSYKFKIDAFNFYMDLYRFSYFSGGVNIKDIVLLKKKNLQGEYLVYHRAKTNKPIKIYLLPEAKEIIEKYTSANDFIFPVLENEEAEHVYKKVNSLTIKINYTLKQACEELQIPKITTYSARHSFATILMNKGASIVFISQSLGHQNIATTQNYLGSFTDQQMKDSMMKLV from the coding sequence ATGAGAGCAACAGCTTCTATTTTTTATGACAAAAGGAGAAAAACAAAAGATGGATATCCTTTTAAATTGAGAATTACAAACCTAAGACAAACTAGTTTTATTAGCTTAAAGCTTTATATGAGTTTAAAAGAATATAAAGATTATACCAGCTTAAAACGATTACCCAAAAACATTACATCTATTAAGAAGAAATTAATTCAATATGAAGCCAAGGCCAATCTAATATTGGATGAAATGAAAGATTTTGATTTTGAATTGTTCAAAGAGAATTTTTCTGGAACTAAGCCAAAGGCAGTCCAAAAAGTGTTTATAAATGACTTATTTCAGGAAAGAGCAGACGAATTTAAGAGTAAGGAAAAATATAATACTGCAATCACCTATGTTAACACCCAAAAAGCACTATTAAGATTTAGAAAAGGTATTAGAATAGCACAGGTTAATAGTAAGCTTTTAGAAGACTTTCATTCATTTCTTATTTCAGAGAGTAAAAGTATTAGTACTGTTTCAATTTATATGAGAGCTTTTAAGGCAGTTGTTAATGCCAATAAGGAATTGTTTAAGGTTTATCCTTTTGATAAATACAAAGTTCCACAGGCAAATAATAATAAGAGAGCTCTTACAGAAAAAAGACTAAAGAAAGTTCTATCCTATAAGTTTAAAATTGATGCATTTAATTTCTATATGGATTTATACCGCTTTAGTTATTTTAGTGGAGGTGTCAATATTAAAGATATAGTTTTACTAAAGAAAAAGAATCTACAAGGTGAATACTTGGTTTACCACAGAGCCAAAACCAATAAACCAATTAAAATATACTTACTTCCAGAAGCAAAAGAAATCATTGAGAAATATACAAGCGCCAATGATTTTATATTTCCTGTATTGGAAAATGAAGAAGCGGAGCATGTTTACAAGAAAGTGAATTCACTCACCATTAAAATAAACTACACCTTAAAGCAAGCATGTGAAGAACTTCAAATTCCTAAAATCACTACTTATTCAGCCCGTCACAGCTTCGCCACTATTTTAATGAATAAAGGAGCAAGCATAGTATTTATAAGTCAGTCATTAGGCCACCAAAATATTGCTACTACTCAAAACTATTTAGGCAGCTTTACAGACCAGCAAATGAAAGATAGTATGATGAAGCTGGTTTAA
- a CDS encoding peptide MFS transporter, with protein MLKGHPKGLIPASLANMGERFGFYTMMAILVLFLQAKFGLTGTDAGYIYSGFYFSIYILALVGGIIADKIQNFKGTIIAGLFLMSAGYLIMAIPTPTPVASVPFYLTISIIGLFVIAFGNGLFKGNLQALVGQMYDNEKYGAMRDSGFSLFYAFINVGAIFAPFTAIGVRNWWLGKFNFTYDGSLPEYCHAYLNGSLSEDSIANFKTAAETVSGKAVNDLTAFSNEYLNVFNEGFHYAFGVAIIAMAISTVIFFMNKKNFPNPKVKAAAGEITDEIKMEAKEVAQRMYALLAVFGVVIFFWFSFHQNGLTLTMFARDYTDLSLLVFTIGGITFKGAEVFQAMNPIFVVALTPIVVGLFGWLRVRNMEPSTPKKIAIGMGIAMLGFVLMMFGSFGLPLFNEVSSANGGTPLDDIHRVTPFLLAGTYFILTVAELFISPMGISFVSKVAPPQYQGLMQGGWLGATALGNGLLFIGAVLYETIPIWMTWGIFVVACAISMFTIIFMVKWLERVAK; from the coding sequence ATGTTAAAAGGACACCCTAAAGGGCTTATCCCCGCTTCGTTAGCTAATATGGGCGAACGATTTGGATTTTACACCATGATGGCTATTTTGGTGCTGTTTCTCCAAGCTAAGTTTGGTTTAACAGGTACCGATGCTGGTTACATCTATTCTGGATTTTATTTCTCTATTTACATCCTCGCATTGGTGGGTGGTATCATAGCCGATAAAATCCAAAACTTTAAAGGAACTATTATTGCTGGTTTATTTCTTATGAGTGCAGGATACCTCATTATGGCTATCCCAACTCCAACACCAGTGGCTAGTGTTCCATTTTATTTAACTATCTCCATTATTGGTTTATTTGTGATTGCTTTTGGTAATGGTTTATTCAAAGGTAACTTACAAGCTTTAGTTGGTCAAATGTATGATAATGAGAAATATGGTGCCATGAGAGACTCTGGTTTCTCTTTATTTTATGCTTTCATTAATGTAGGTGCCATTTTTGCTCCATTTACTGCCATTGGTGTTCGTAACTGGTGGTTGGGCAAATTCAACTTTACTTACGATGGTAGTTTACCTGAGTATTGTCATGCTTACCTCAATGGTTCTTTATCTGAAGATTCTATTGCTAATTTTAAAACTGCTGCTGAAACGGTTTCAGGAAAAGCCGTTAATGATTTAACAGCCTTCTCTAACGAGTATTTAAATGTATTTAACGAAGGATTCCATTATGCATTTGGTGTAGCGATTATTGCTATGGCTATTTCTACGGTTATTTTCTTTATGAATAAGAAGAATTTCCCAAATCCAAAAGTTAAAGCTGCTGCAGGTGAAATCACTGACGAAATTAAAATGGAAGCTAAAGAAGTAGCACAAAGAATGTATGCTTTATTAGCTGTATTTGGTGTAGTTATCTTCTTCTGGTTCTCTTTCCACCAAAATGGACTTACGCTAACTATGTTTGCGAGAGATTATACTGACTTAAGCTTATTGGTATTTACCATAGGTGGTATTACCTTTAAAGGTGCCGAAGTTTTCCAAGCTATGAATCCTATCTTTGTTGTTGCTTTAACACCAATTGTAGTTGGATTATTTGGTTGGCTTCGTGTACGAAATATGGAACCATCTACTCCTAAGAAAATTGCCATTGGTATGGGTATTGCCATGCTAGGTTTTGTATTGATGATGTTTGGTTCATTTGGTTTACCATTATTCAACGAGGTGAGCTCTGCAAACGGAGGAACTCCTTTAGATGATATTCATCGTGTTACACCATTCTTATTGGCTGGTACTTATTTCATCCTTACTGTTGCTGAGCTATTTATTAGCCCAATGGGAATTTCATTTGTTTCTAAAGTTGCTCCACCACAGTATCAAGGTTTGATGCAAGGTGGTTGGTTAGGTGCTACAGCTCTTGGTAATGGACTATTGTTCATAGGTGCTGTTCTTTATGAAACTATTCCAATTTGGATGACATGGGGAATTTTTGTTGTAGCTTGTGCTATTTCAATGTTTACGATTATCTTTATGGTGAAATGGCTTGAGCGTGTTGCCAAGTAA
- a CDS encoding TIGR01212 family radical SAM protein (This family includes YhcC from E. coli K-12, an uncharacterized radical SAM protein.) produces MTETLASSYPWGHKRRFNAYAQYFERTFGERVQKTTIDAGFTCPNRDGKVARGGCTYCNNNAFNPSYNDSKKPVIQQIQEGIEFHANRYRRAGKFLAYFQAYSNTYAPLEELKKLYGPALEMENVVGLVIGTRSDCMDEEKLKYFAEVSKTHYVILEYGIESTFDKTLERINRGHDFQNVIDMMKLTHDYGVKCGGHMIFGLPGESRQEMMDQVHVLNKLPMNNIKFHQLQIITGTHMAKEFKKSPENFELFGMEEYIDFMVRFLEQLNPNFVVERFAGEVPPRFLVSQAWGNLRNDQILQKIERELEARDTWQGKLYLPKS; encoded by the coding sequence ATGACTGAAACATTAGCATCCTCATATCCTTGGGGACATAAACGACGATTTAATGCTTACGCCCAATACTTCGAACGTACTTTTGGCGAACGTGTGCAAAAAACTACTATTGATGCTGGATTTACCTGTCCGAATAGAGATGGGAAAGTAGCTAGAGGAGGCTGTACCTATTGTAATAATAATGCTTTTAATCCCAGTTATAATGATTCCAAGAAACCTGTTATTCAACAGATTCAGGAAGGTATTGAATTTCATGCCAATAGATATCGTAGGGCCGGAAAATTCTTAGCTTATTTTCAAGCTTATTCTAATACTTACGCTCCTCTAGAAGAACTCAAAAAACTCTATGGTCCGGCCTTAGAAATGGAAAACGTGGTGGGCTTGGTCATTGGAACCAGAAGCGATTGCATGGATGAGGAAAAGCTTAAATACTTCGCTGAAGTAAGTAAAACCCATTATGTGATTTTAGAATATGGGATTGAAAGCACCTTTGATAAAACCTTGGAGAGAATTAATCGTGGGCATGATTTTCAGAATGTAATTGATATGATGAAACTCACCCATGATTATGGGGTGAAGTGTGGAGGACATATGATTTTTGGACTACCCGGCGAAAGCAGACAAGAGATGATGGATCAGGTGCATGTGTTGAATAAATTACCCATGAATAATATCAAATTCCATCAATTACAAATTATCACTGGAACCCATATGGCCAAGGAGTTTAAAAAGTCACCTGAGAATTTTGAGCTGTTTGGAATGGAAGAGTATATCGATTTCATGGTGAGGTTTTTAGAGCAATTAAATCCTAATTTTGTAGTGGAAAGATTTGCGGGGGAGGTTCCTCCTCGATTTTTGGTGAGTCAAGCTTGGGGAAATCTTCGTAATGATCAGATATTACAGAAGATTGAGCGGGAATTGGAAGCACGAGATACCTGGCAAGGCAAACTTTATCTTCCAAAGAGCTAG
- the nth gene encoding endonuclease III — protein MRKKERFEKVISWFEENMPIAETELHYGNPYELLVAVILSAQCTDKRVNQITPALFDKYPDEIAMAHATVDDIFQLIRSCSYPNNKAKHLLGMAQMLHMDFKGEVPSDIKELQKMPGVGRKTANVIASVVFNKPAMAVDTHVFRVSARLGLTTNSKTPLDTELQLVKHIPEEKIPTAHHWLILHGRYVCLARSPKCEKCGITEYCKYYAKLKK, from the coding sequence ATGAGAAAGAAAGAGAGATTCGAGAAAGTAATATCCTGGTTTGAGGAGAATATGCCCATAGCTGAAACAGAGCTCCATTATGGTAATCCTTATGAACTTTTGGTAGCGGTGATACTCTCTGCTCAATGTACTGATAAACGTGTGAACCAAATTACACCTGCTTTATTCGATAAATATCCTGATGAAATTGCAATGGCTCATGCTACTGTGGATGATATATTTCAGTTGATTCGCTCTTGTTCCTATCCTAATAATAAAGCCAAGCACCTTTTGGGGATGGCACAGATGCTGCACATGGACTTTAAAGGAGAAGTTCCCTCCGATATTAAAGAATTGCAGAAGATGCCAGGAGTAGGGCGGAAGACCGCAAATGTAATAGCCTCGGTGGTATTTAATAAGCCAGCTATGGCTGTGGATACTCATGTGTTTCGAGTTTCAGCACGTTTGGGACTCACCACAAACTCAAAAACACCTCTCGACACCGAGTTACAACTCGTCAAACATATTCCTGAAGAAAAAATTCCAACAGCACATCATTGGCTCATTCTCCATGGTCGATATGTTTGTTTAGCACGCTCCCCAAAATGTGAGAAATGTGGGATTACTGAGTATTGTAAGTATTATGCGAAGTTGAAGAAGTAA